AGATCAGGTTGCGCCGTGCCTCCAGCAGCAGCCGCTGGTTGATCACCTGCAACGCCGACTGGCCGCTCAGGCGCCGACATAACGCATTGAGGTGCGCTGCGCTGATACCCAGGCACCGGGCATGCTCGTCGATCGGCCAGTGCAGGCGAAAACTCGACTCCAGCTGATGCATGAACGCCTGCAGATGCTCACGTCCGCGATCCGGAGCGGCCACCTCTGCGGTTGGTTGGCCGCCCTGGCGATGCAGCCAGACCATCAACTGACTGATCAGCGCCTGCAACATCAGTTCACGGCCCGAGCGCAGTTGCAGGTACTCCTCGACAATAGCGCTGAACAGCCGATCCACCGGCTGCCCGTCGCCTGCCAGCCGGTGACAGCGCGCCTCACCCAGCGCCAGGCCATCGAGGGCCGCTTCCATTCGTTCCACCAGCGGCATGGCCAGGGTCAGGATATGCCCTTGGATGTCCTCGGCAAACTTGAAGGTGTGCACGCTCAGCGCGGGCACCACCAGCAGTACCGGGCCGTCCACTTCATGTACCTGGTCCTCGACCTTCAAATGCGCATGCCCCGTACGCACGAACAGCAGTTGCACCAGATCGCCGTGCCGATGCGGCTTGATTTCCCAATCGTGCAGGCTGCTGCGCTCGGCAATGGATTCGCAGTGGATCAGGTCTGGTGTGGGCCAGGCGGTGGTTTCTCCATAGAGTTTGAAGACCGGAACAGGACTGGCAGGCGGCTTAATCATGGGAAGAAGGCATCCTCGAAAAGTCCAGGTAATGCGCTCGATAGTGCCTTCTTATCCGCCATTCATCCATTAAAAATGCAGGAGACAACAACAAACCGCCTCCGCCGGCCTGCCGTGCAGAAGGCTACGAGACAGGACAACAACAATGAAAACCCAAGTCGCGATCATCGGCTCAGGCCCCTCCGGGCTGCTGCTGGGCCAACTGCTGCAACGTGCCGGCATCGACAACATCATCATCGAACGCAAGGACCCCGCCTACATCCTCTCGCGTATCCGCGCCGGGGTACTGGAACAGGGTATGGTCGACCTGCTGCGTGAGGCCGGCGTCGGCGCACGCATGGACCGCGAGGGCCTGGTTCACGATGGCTTCGAGCTGGCCTTCGACGGCCGCTGCGAGCGTATCGACCTCAAGAGCCTCACCGGCGGCCAGACCGTGATGGTCTACGGCCAGACCGAAGTCACCCGCGACCTGATGGAGGCCCGCCAGGCCGCCGGTGCACTGACCGTCTACGACGCCGAAGACGTCCAGTTGCACGAACTCAAGGGCGAGCGCCCTTACGTGACCTTCCAGAAGAACGGCGAGCGCGTACGCGTCGATTGCGATTACATTGCCGGCTGCGACGGTTTCCACGGTGTGTCGCGCCAGTCGATCCCGGCCGAGACCCTCAAGGTCTTCGAGCGCGTCTACCCGTTCGGCTGGCTGGGCGTGCTGGCCGACACGCCGCCGGTCAACGAGGAACTGGTCTACGCCAACCATGCACGTGGTTTTGCCCTGTGCAGCATGCGCTCGCCGACCCGCACCCGCTACTACGTGCAAGTCAGCGCCGAAGAGCGCGTCGAAGACTGGTCCGACGAGCGCTTCTGGGAAGAACTCAAGCGCCGCCTGCCCACCCACCTGGCTGAACGCCTGGTCACCGGCCCGTCCATCGAGAAAAGCATCGCACCGCTGCGCAGCTTCGTCGCCGAGCCCATGCAGTACGGCCACCTGTTCCTGCTCGGCGACGCCGCGCACATCGTCCCGCCCACCGGCGCCAAGGGCCTGAACCTGGCCGCCAGCGATGTCAGCACGCTGTATCGCATCCTGCTCAAGGTCTACCGCGAAGGCCGCACCGACCTGCTGCAACGCTACTCGGCGATCTGCCTGCGCCGGGTGTGGAAGGCCGAACGTTTCTCCTGGTGGATGACCTCGCTGCTGCACAAGTTTCCAGACACCGACGCCTTCAGCCAGCGCATCCAGCAGACCGAGCTGGACTATTACGTCGGCTCACAGGCCGGGCGGCAGACCATTGCGGAGAACTACGTGGGATTGCCCTACGAGGCGGTGGAATGATCTGACGCTTGAAATGCCTTCGGCCGGTCTTTGGGGTCGGTCCGGGCATTGTGCAAGGCAACAACAACGGCGCCATGCAACAGTGCAAGGCGCCAAAGCCTTTTGCTTGACAGGGCCATAAGATCGGCAGGCTGCCTAACAACAACAAGCCTCGAGGCCCGACTGTCATGTCCGATTCTCCGATCCGCGCGATCGGCGACGAGGATGGCAACGCCATCTATCGCCGCATCACCCTGCGCCTGATTCCCTTCATCTTCGTCTGCTACCTGTTCAACTACCTGGACCGCGTCAACGTGGGCTTCGCCAAGCTGCAGATGCTCGACGCGCTGAAGTTCAGCGAGACGATCTACGGCCTGGGCGCCGGGATCTTCTTCATCGGCTATGTGCTGTGCGGCCTGCCCAGCAACCTGGCACTCAACCGCTTCGGCCCGCGGCGCTGGATCGGCCTGATGATGATCACGTGGGGGACCTTCTCCACCTGCCTGCTGTTCGTCACCACGCCCACCGAGTTCTACGTGCTGCGTTTCCTCACTGGCATGGCCGAGGCCGGTTTCTTCCCTGGCATCGTGCTGTACCTGTCGCGCTGGTACCCCAACCAGCGGCGTGGGCGGATCATGGCGCTGTTCATGTCGGCCATTCCGGTCTCCGGCCTGCTGGGTGGACCTTTCTCGGGCTGGATCCTCAACCACTTCGCCGCCGGCCAGGGCGGCCTGGAAGGTTGGCAGTGGATGTTCCTGATCCAGGGCCTGCCCACCGTGGTGCTGGGCCTGATGGCCTTCGTGCTGCTGTGCGACAAGGTCGAGGACGCCGGCTGGCTGACTCCCGAACAGCGCCAGCGTGTGCGCCATGACGTCACCCAGGATGAACTGGCGCGCCCGGTGCAGGCCAACTCGTCCATCGCCAGCGTACTCACCACCCCGCTGATCTGGGTACTGGGCTTCATCTACTTCTGCATCCAGAGCGGTGTGTATGCGATCAACTTCTGGCTGCCGTCGATCATCAAGAACCTGGGTTTCAGCGACAACCTGGTGATCGGCTGGATCAGCGCCCTGCCCTACCTGCTGGCCGGCGTGTTCATGCTGCTGGTGGGCCGTTCGGCCGACCTGCGCAACGAGCGCCGCTGGCACCTGGTGGTGCCGATGCTGATGGGCGCACTGGGGCTGATGATGGCCGCCAACTTCGCCGCCGTGCCGGTACTGGCGATTGCCGGGCTGTGCATCGCGACCATGGGCGCGCTGACCGGCCTGCCGATGTTCTGGCCATTGCCGACCGCCCTGCTAAGCGCCAGCGTGGCGGTGGCCGGGCTGGCCCTGATCAACTCCATCGGGCAGCTGGCCGGCTTCCTCAGCCCTTACCTGGTGGGCTGGATCAAGGACCAGACCGGCTCCACCACCGTGGCGCTGTATACCCTGGCGGCGCTGACCATCGTCGGCAGCCTGACCGCGCTGCGCCTGAGCCGGCCACAAGGCCCACGCGTCGCGACCGCCTGACGACGCACAGGCCGCAACGAAAAAGCCAGACCCGCGGGTCTGGCTTTTTCATGCCTGGCGCAGTACTCAAGGCTCGATGCGCTTGAGTTCGTGCAGCAGGTCCAGCAACTGTTGCATCTTCTCTTCACCGAACTGGGCCTGGATGCGCTGGTAGTTGCGCTCCATGTCTTCGCTCATCGCCACGAAGCACTGCTGGCCCTGCTCGGTGAGCCCGACCAGCATGCGCCGCTGGTCGTGCGGCGGCTTCCAGCGGCGCACGATACCGTCGCGCTCCAGGCGCGCCAGTACCCCGGTCATGCTCGGCTTGAGAATGCAGGCCTGCTCGGCCAACTGATAGCTCTCCATCTCGCCATGCTGGCGCAGGATACGGATCACCCGCCATTGCTGTTCGGTCAGGCCGTGCTCGTTCAGAGAGGGGCGGAAGAACGCCATGGCCGCTTCGCGGGCCTGTAACAGGGTAAGGGTCAGGGAAGGTCTTGGGGTCGGCATGATCTTTTTACGATGGCCGATGCGGGACCGGCGATGGGAGGGCTTGGACTGTCAGGCAACGCCGGGGACTATAGCCCAATGATAATTAACAAGTAAACGAACCAACGCCCTTTCCCCCAGCCATACAGCCGCTTGCACGACCCTACCCCGGTGCCCCCTGAAAAGTACAAGCCGTCCTGTGCAAAAGCCATTTCCCGGCCATCTGCCTGGCCGGATCATGGCTCCCGGACAAACGCTCCATGGCAGCGGCACGCAACCAGACGGCCATGCCCGTTGCCCTGGACGATTGGATCAACCTCTCATTGCTTCGGCCGCGTTCGCGCGGCTTTTTTACCGCCCCGGCAGGAGCGCTCCATGCCGCATTCAACGCAGGCCCGGTTGCCGCTGCCGGTATTCGCCAGGGGTCATGCCGGCGTAGCGCAGGAAAAAGCGGCTGAAGTACGCCGGGTCCTTGAAGCCCAACCGGTAACAGATCTCGTTGGCCGACAGCCCGGTGAACAACAACAGGCGTCGTGCTTCCTGCATCAGCCGTTCGAGAATCAGCCGCTTGGACGGCAGGTCGGCGATGCGCCGGCAGACATCGTTGAGCCGCGCCTCGGTGACGCCGATGCCACTGGCGTAGCGCGGCAGCGGCCAATGCTCCAGGTAGTGGCTTTCGATCAGCTCATTGAAGCGATGGAAGATCTGCAGGTCTTCGTGGCGCGCCGGGCGAGCCTGCAGCGACCGCGCGCAGAGGCGCAACAGGCTGGTCATGATCAACTGGGTCAGGTTGTCCAGCGCCATGCCACGCCCAGCCTGCGCGGCATTGATCTCGGTGCGCAGCTCTTCGAACAGAAACTCGAGGCGACGCACTTCCCCGGCGAACTCCGGCCCCAGCCGCGAAATCGCCACACAGGCAGCCGGCAGCTGCGGCCCTGGCGCCAGGCTGGGGTCGGCTTCGATCAACGCCCAGACCAGTTGCTGGCGCACGGTCAGCACATGGCCGTCGCTGTCGGCTTCGGTGACGAAGGAATGCGGGATGGTCGGTGGGGTGAGGAAGAACATCGGCCCGGACTCGACGTACTGCTGGTCGTCCAGATAAACGCGCACCGTGCCGCTGTTGACGTAATGCACCTGGAAGAAGCGATCGTGGCGATGCACCGGCATGTTGCGGCCGAAGAAGCCCGCGAGGTTGCCCAGCTTGTCGTAATGCACCTCGGCATCGCTGTAGCGCTGGTCGTAGACCTGACCGATGTTGATGTTGGGGATCGGCTGTCGCTGCTGCATCGCTCGGTTCTCGTTGTTGATCTTGTTGTCAGGGCGCGCCACGGCCGCGGCCTATGCTCCGCCTTTTCGGGTGCGACCACCAGAGGCTTTGCGGCAGGCCGCTTGACGATCGTTAACATCTTAACTTATAAAGTTAACACATTAACAATTAATCGATCAGGCAGCCTCTGCCTGGTCACTGCCAGGAGAAGAGCATGAGCCGTGCCCTGCACGACATTGCCCATGGCACCCTGTTCGGCGTTGCGCTGAATTACCGGGGTCTGCTGGAGCAACGTCACGCCGAATTCAACCAAGCGCCTTACCAGAAGCCACCGGTCAAGCCGGTGCTGTTCATCAAGACCCCCAACACCCGCAACGTGCATGACGGTAAAGTGCTTCACCCGGCCGGCGAACGCCTGCAACCGGGTCCGGCGCTGGGCGTGGTGATCGGCAAGCGCGCCAGCCGGGTACAGGAAGACCAGGCGCTGGCGCACGTGGCCGGCTACGTGATCGTCAACGAGTTCAGCCTGCCCGAAGACAGCTATTACCGCCCGGCGATCAAGGCCAAGTGTCGTGATGGTTTCTGCGCCCTGGGCCCAGAACTGGTGCCCGTCGAGCGCCTCGGCGAGGCCGGTCAACTGACCTTGCGCCTGCTGGTCAACGGTGAGCCGCGCCAGGAAAACAGCACCGCCAACTGGGTGCGCAACGTGCCGCAACTGATCGCCGAGATCACCGAGTTCATGACCCTGCATGAGGGCGACGTGCTGATCACCGGCACCCCGGAAGGCCGCGTGGACGTGCAGCCCGGTGACTGCGTCGAAGTACAGATCGACGGTCTGGGCAGCCTGCGTAACCACATCGTCGCCGCACAGGAGCCACGTCCATGAAACACGCCCGCATCCGCTTCGAAGGCGAGGTTCACCAGGTCCTGGTGGAAGCCGACAACGCCGTGCGCCTGGCCGACGGGCGTCTGCTCGGCGAAGACCAGGTGCAATGGCTGCCACCGGCCACCGGCAACATGTTCGCCCTGGGCCTGAACTACGCCGACCACGCCGCCGAACTGGCCTTCAAGCCGCCGACCGAGCCGCTGGCGTTCATCAAATCGCCCGGCACCTACACCGGCCACAACCAGGTCACCTGGCGCCCGGACAACGTCGCCTACATGCATTACGAGTGCGAACTGGTCGCGGTGATCGGCAAGCCTGCGCGCAACGTCAAGCGCGAGGACGCCTTGCAGTACCTGGCCGGCTACACCGTATGCAACGACTACGCGATCCGCGACTACCTGGAGAACTACTACCGGCCCAACCTGCGGGTCAAAAACCGCGACGCCACCACCCCGGTCGGCCCGTGGATGGTCGATGCCGCCGACGTGCCGAACCCGTCCGACCTCAAGCTGCGCACCTGGATCAACGGCGAGCTGAAACAGGAAGGCAGCACCCGCGACATGATCTTCGACATCCCCTACCTGATCGAATACCTGTCCAGCTTCATGACCCTGCAGCCGGGCGACATGATCGCCACCGGTACGCCCGAGGGCCTGGCCGATGTCGTGCCCGGCGATGAAGTGGTGGTGGAAGTGCAAGGCGTGGGCCGACTGGTCAACCGCATCGTCAGCGAAGCCGAGTTCTTCGCCCGGCAAACCCAACTACAAAAGGCGTGAAGCAGATGATCAAGCACTGGATCAATGGCCGTGAGGTCGAGAGCAAAGACGTATTCGTCAACTACAACCCGGCCACCGGCGAAGCCATCGGCGAAGTCGCCAGCGGCGGCGCCGAAGAGGTCGCGCAGGCCGTCGCGGCGGCCAAGGAGGCCTTTCCGAAGTGGGCCAACACCCCGGCCCAGGAACGCGCCCGGCTGATGCGCAAGCTGGGTGAGCTGATCGAGCAGAACGTGCCGAAGCTGGCCGAACTGGAAACCCTCGACACCGGCCTGCCGATCCACCAGACCCGTAACGTGCTGATTCCGCGCGCCTCGCACAACTTCGACTTCTTCGCCGAAGTGTGCACGCGCATGGACGGCCATACCTACCCGGTGGACGACCAGATGCTCAACTACACCCTCTACCAGCCGGTGGGCGTGTGTGGCCTGGTGTCGCCGTGGAACGTGCCGTTCATGACCGCCACCTGGAAAACCGCACCGTGCCTGGCACTGGGCAACACGGCGGTGCTGAAAATGAGCGAGCTGTCGCCGCTGACCGCCAACGAACTCGGCCGCCTGGCCGTCGAGGCCGGCATTCCCAACGGCGTACTCAACGTGATCCAGGGCTACGGCGCCACCGCCGGTGATGCGCTGGTGCGTCACCCGGACGTACGCGCCATCTCCTTCACCGGCGGCACCGCCACCGGGCGCAAGATCATGCAGACCGCAGGCCTGAAGAAGTACTCCATGGAGCTGGGCGGCAAGTCGCCGGTGCTGATCTTCGAGGACGCCGACCTGGACCGCGCACTGGATGCCGCGCTGTTCACCATCTTCTCGCTCAACGGCGAACGCTGCACAGCCGGCAGCCGCATCTTCATCCAGGAAAGCGTGTACCCGCGCTTCGTCGAGGAATTCGCCGCACGCGCCAAGCGCCTGATCGTCGGTGATCCGACCGACCCCAAGACCCAGGTCGGCTCGATGATCACCCAGCAACACTACGACAAGGTCACCGGCTACATCCGCATCGGCCTCGAAGAAGGGGCGCGCCTGGTCGCCGGCGGCCTGGAGCGCCCGGCGGGCCTGCCGGCGCACCTGGCACGCGGGCAGTTCATCCAGCCCACGGTGTTCGCCGACGTGAACAACAAGATGCGCATTGCCCAAGAAGAAATCTTCGGCCCGGTGGTGTGCCTGATTCCGTTCAAGGACGAGGCCGAAGCCTTGCAGCTGGCCAATGACACCGAATACGGCCTGGCCTCGTACATCTGGACCCAGGACATCGGCAAGGCGCACCGCCTGGCGCGTGGCATCGAGGCCGGCATGGTATTCATCAACAGCCAGAACGTGCGCGACCTGCGTCAGCCCTTCGGTGGCGTGAAGGGCTCGGGCACCGGTCGCGAGGGCGGCCAGTACAGCTTCGAGGTGTTCGCCGAGATCAAGAACGTATGCATTTCCATGGGCAGCCATCACATTCCTCGCTGGGGGGCGTGAGGCCGCTACAAGCTTCAAGCGACAAGCTGCAAGCCGTCATGCACGAATCCGCAACCTGCGACATGGCGCTTCAGGGCTTGCAGCCTGACGCGGGCGTCAACAAGAACAACAGGAGAAACCCCCATGGGCAAACTCGCTCTGGCTGCCAAGATCACCCACGTGCCTTCGATGTACCTGTCCGAACTGCCCGGCCCGCGCCAGGGCTTTCGCCAGGCGGCCATCGACGGGCATTACGAAATCAGCCGACGCTGCCGTGAACTGGGCGTGGACACCATCGTGGTGTTCGACACCCACTGGTTGGTCAACGCCAACTACCACGTGCTGTGCGGGCCCCACTTCAAGGGCGTGTACACCAGTAACGAACTGCCGCATTTCATCAGCAACATGGAATACGAGTTCCCCGGCAACCCCGAGCTGGGCAAGCTGCTGGCCGAGACCTGCAACCGCTTCGACGTCGAGACCATGGCCCACCACGCCACCACGCTGGGCCCGGAGTACGGCACCCTGGTGCCGATGCGCTACATGAACCAGGACCAGCATTTCAAGGTGATCTCGGTCTCGGCGCTGTGCACCTCGCACTACCTCAACGACAGCGCACGCCTGGGCTGGGCGATGCGCAAGGCGGTGGAAGACCACTACGACGGCACCGTGGCATTCCTGGCCAGCGGTTCGCTGTCGCACCGCTTCGCGCAGAACGGCCAGGCGCCGGACTTCGCGACCAAAGTCTGGAGTCCGTTCCTGGAAACCCTCGACCACCGCGTGGTGAACATGTGGGAAAACGCCGAGTGGCCGGAATTCTGCGGCATGTTGCCGGAGTACGCCGCCAAGGGCCACGGCGAAGGCTTCATGCACGACACCGCGATGCTGCTCGGGGCGTTGGGCTGGTCGGCCTACGACGGCCAGGTGCAAGTGCTGACCCCCTACTTCGGCTCTTCGGGCACCGGGCAGATCAACGCCCTGTTCCCGGTCACGCCGCAAGACGGCTCGGCCATTCCACCGGCCCAGGCCGCCAACCCCGCTGGCGTCGTCTCCACCAGCCGCCTCTGAGCCCGAACCCCGCAGCGGCGGCCCGGCCGCAGCTGCCTTTTGCGAGGACCCGACCATGCCCCACCTGGTGCTGCTCTATACCCCTGACCTGGAACGCGAAGCCGACATCCCCGGCCTGTGCCGCGCCCTGGCCGACAGCCTGCTCGAACAGCGCG
The Pseudomonas sp. DTU_2021_1001937_2_SI_NGA_ILE_001 DNA segment above includes these coding regions:
- a CDS encoding fumarylacetoacetate hydrolase family protein; this translates as MKHARIRFEGEVHQVLVEADNAVRLADGRLLGEDQVQWLPPATGNMFALGLNYADHAAELAFKPPTEPLAFIKSPGTYTGHNQVTWRPDNVAYMHYECELVAVIGKPARNVKREDALQYLAGYTVCNDYAIRDYLENYYRPNLRVKNRDATTPVGPWMVDAADVPNPSDLKLRTWINGELKQEGSTRDMIFDIPYLIEYLSSFMTLQPGDMIATGTPEGLADVVPGDEVVVEVQGVGRLVNRIVSEAEFFARQTQLQKA
- the hpaR gene encoding homoprotocatechuate degradation operon regulator HpaR; translated protein: MPTPRPSLTLTLLQAREAAMAFFRPSLNEHGLTEQQWRVIRILRQHGEMESYQLAEQACILKPSMTGVLARLERDGIVRRWKPPHDQRRMLVGLTEQGQQCFVAMSEDMERNYQRIQAQFGEEKMQQLLDLLHELKRIEP
- the hpaA gene encoding 4-hydroxyphenylacetate catabolism regulatory protein HpaA, which gives rise to MQQRQPIPNINIGQVYDQRYSDAEVHYDKLGNLAGFFGRNMPVHRHDRFFQVHYVNSGTVRVYLDDQQYVESGPMFFLTPPTIPHSFVTEADSDGHVLTVRQQLVWALIEADPSLAPGPQLPAACVAISRLGPEFAGEVRRLEFLFEELRTEINAAQAGRGMALDNLTQLIMTSLLRLCARSLQARPARHEDLQIFHRFNELIESHYLEHWPLPRYASGIGVTEARLNDVCRRIADLPSKRLILERLMQEARRLLLFTGLSANEICYRLGFKDPAYFSRFFLRYAGMTPGEYRQRQPGLR
- the pobA gene encoding 4-hydroxybenzoate 3-monooxygenase; translation: MKTQVAIIGSGPSGLLLGQLLQRAGIDNIIIERKDPAYILSRIRAGVLEQGMVDLLREAGVGARMDREGLVHDGFELAFDGRCERIDLKSLTGGQTVMVYGQTEVTRDLMEARQAAGALTVYDAEDVQLHELKGERPYVTFQKNGERVRVDCDYIAGCDGFHGVSRQSIPAETLKVFERVYPFGWLGVLADTPPVNEELVYANHARGFALCSMRSPTRTRYYVQVSAEERVEDWSDERFWEELKRRLPTHLAERLVTGPSIEKSIAPLRSFVAEPMQYGHLFLLGDAAHIVPPTGAKGLNLAASDVSTLYRILLKVYREGRTDLLQRYSAICLRRVWKAERFSWWMTSLLHKFPDTDAFSQRIQQTELDYYVGSQAGRQTIAENYVGLPYEAVE
- a CDS encoding MFS transporter yields the protein MSDSPIRAIGDEDGNAIYRRITLRLIPFIFVCYLFNYLDRVNVGFAKLQMLDALKFSETIYGLGAGIFFIGYVLCGLPSNLALNRFGPRRWIGLMMITWGTFSTCLLFVTTPTEFYVLRFLTGMAEAGFFPGIVLYLSRWYPNQRRGRIMALFMSAIPVSGLLGGPFSGWILNHFAAGQGGLEGWQWMFLIQGLPTVVLGLMAFVLLCDKVEDAGWLTPEQRQRVRHDVTQDELARPVQANSSIASVLTTPLIWVLGFIYFCIQSGVYAINFWLPSIIKNLGFSDNLVIGWISALPYLLAGVFMLLVGRSADLRNERRWHLVVPMLMGALGLMMAANFAAVPVLAIAGLCIATMGALTGLPMFWPLPTALLSASVAVAGLALINSIGQLAGFLSPYLVGWIKDQTGSTTVALYTLAALTIVGSLTALRLSRPQGPRVATA
- a CDS encoding helix-turn-helix domain-containing protein, with amino-acid sequence MIKPPASPVPVFKLYGETTAWPTPDLIHCESIAERSSLHDWEIKPHRHGDLVQLLFVRTGHAHLKVEDQVHEVDGPVLLVVPALSVHTFKFAEDIQGHILTLAMPLVERMEAALDGLALGEARCHRLAGDGQPVDRLFSAIVEEYLQLRSGRELMLQALISQLMVWLHRQGGQPTAEVAAPDRGREHLQAFMHQLESSFRLHWPIDEHARCLGISAAHLNALCRRLSGQSALQVINQRLLLEARRNLIYTTMTINQVSDSLGFSEPAYFTRFFKRATGMSPRQFREQR
- a CDS encoding fumarylacetoacetate hydrolase family protein; its protein translation is MSRALHDIAHGTLFGVALNYRGLLEQRHAEFNQAPYQKPPVKPVLFIKTPNTRNVHDGKVLHPAGERLQPGPALGVVIGKRASRVQEDQALAHVAGYVIVNEFSLPEDSYYRPAIKAKCRDGFCALGPELVPVERLGEAGQLTLRLLVNGEPRQENSTANWVRNVPQLIAEITEFMTLHEGDVLITGTPEGRVDVQPGDCVEVQIDGLGSLRNHIVAAQEPRP
- the hpaE gene encoding 5-carboxymethyl-2-hydroxymuconate semialdehyde dehydrogenase — its product is MIKHWINGREVESKDVFVNYNPATGEAIGEVASGGAEEVAQAVAAAKEAFPKWANTPAQERARLMRKLGELIEQNVPKLAELETLDTGLPIHQTRNVLIPRASHNFDFFAEVCTRMDGHTYPVDDQMLNYTLYQPVGVCGLVSPWNVPFMTATWKTAPCLALGNTAVLKMSELSPLTANELGRLAVEAGIPNGVLNVIQGYGATAGDALVRHPDVRAISFTGGTATGRKIMQTAGLKKYSMELGGKSPVLIFEDADLDRALDAALFTIFSLNGERCTAGSRIFIQESVYPRFVEEFAARAKRLIVGDPTDPKTQVGSMITQQHYDKVTGYIRIGLEEGARLVAGGLERPAGLPAHLARGQFIQPTVFADVNNKMRIAQEEIFGPVVCLIPFKDEAEALQLANDTEYGLASYIWTQDIGKAHRLARGIEAGMVFINSQNVRDLRQPFGGVKGSGTGREGGQYSFEVFAEIKNVCISMGSHHIPRWGA
- the hpaD gene encoding 3,4-dihydroxyphenylacetate 2,3-dioxygenase translates to MGKLALAAKITHVPSMYLSELPGPRQGFRQAAIDGHYEISRRCRELGVDTIVVFDTHWLVNANYHVLCGPHFKGVYTSNELPHFISNMEYEFPGNPELGKLLAETCNRFDVETMAHHATTLGPEYGTLVPMRYMNQDQHFKVISVSALCTSHYLNDSARLGWAMRKAVEDHYDGTVAFLASGSLSHRFAQNGQAPDFATKVWSPFLETLDHRVVNMWENAEWPEFCGMLPEYAAKGHGEGFMHDTAMLLGALGWSAYDGQVQVLTPYFGSSGTGQINALFPVTPQDGSAIPPAQAANPAGVVSTSRL